CCCAATAATGTAGGAACTACTGTATTAACTGATGAAGAGCTCGAGGACTACGTCAAAATGGCAAGGCACTATGGAGAAGCTGTTGCTATACATGTGATTGGGGATCTGGCAGTAGAAAAAGCATTAGATATCATTGAAAAACATCCTGCCCCTACAGGTAAAAAAGACCGGTTAATACATGTCATCTTATTGCGTGAAGACTTAGTGGAGCGTATGCAAAAGCTCCCGATTGTTTTAGATATTCAGCCTGCTTTCGTACCTTCTGATTTTCCTTGGGTTGGAGATCGACTCGGCAAGGACCGGCTTGACTGGGCGTATGCTTGGAAGAAACTTCTAACTAAAGGATTTATATGTGGCGGTGGGTCAGATGCGCCAATCGAAGACCCGAATCCATTGCTTGGAATACACGCCGCAATCACAAGGAGATTGAGTATTGAACAGCATGAAGGGTATTTGCCAGAAGAAAAGCTGAGTCGCTATGAGGCAGTACAATTATTTACTTCTGGTGCAGCAGCAACTATAGGTAAAGCTGATTCACGAGGAAAGATTTCCGTTGGATTTGATGCGGACTTTACTGTATTACAAGAAGATCTTTTCTCCGTGGAAGTGGATCGAATAGCTGAAATACAAGTAGAGAAGACTGTAGTTGCTGGTGAAGTGATGTATACAGCGAATACATGATAACTGTTTAGTAAGTAGCGAAAAGGGAAAACTTTCTAAAAGGAGGTTTTACTTTGGAGTTGCTAAAAGTACAGAGTGAACTAGATTGGAAGAAGCTAACGCGTAATGTGCTGATCCCCGTCTTTGGTGGATCGATTATCGGGTATCTTGCCAACCGTAATACACAAGAACAGTATGCTAAATTGGACAAACCTTCATTTTCTCCTCCCGGGGCTATATTCCCGATTGCTTGGACGACTCTATACACGATGATGGGTGTAGCGAATTACCGTGTAGAAATGAAGCAGGATACAAATAAAAACGATTCCGCCATCTCCTTATATGACGTTCAATTAGGCCTCAATTTTCTTTGGTCCTTCCTATTCTTCAAATGGAATTTACGAGGAACCGCACTGATTGAGATGACGATTATGTTAGGTGCCATTGCTATGACTGCGTATGAATTCAATAAGACCGATCATACCGCAGGTGCATTGATGGTCCCTTATATCGGATGGGTCATGTTCGCACTGACATTGAATTATTCTACGTGGAAATTAAATAAGTAAAACAGAAAAATGTCCCTGCCACTTCCGGCAGGGACATTTTTCATTGTTAATTATATCGGTTTTGATTGTAATTCATACGCTCTGCAGTTTTATAGGCATCGTACATTCCCCAAATCCATACAATGGGATACGTAATGAAGCCGATCACTACAAACATAAGTAACCCGTTAATTGCTTGCAAGATAATAAGCAAAATCCCTTTAAGGATTTGTCCGTTATAAATTTGACCGACGCCAGTCCAGAAAAAACTTAGCACGGCGGCAATACCTGGATGCTTAAACATGTCATCTCCCCTTCCTGGCTATTACGTCTATCTTACATTATGCAGAAAGGGAATGACAAGGTGTTTGCTACATGTCTTTTTAGAAGCGGTCTTTATCTAATGGGTCGCCCTTGACGTCTACGTCACCTTCTTTGTCGAAGTGCACTTCCTCACGTTTTACTGTATCGTGAATCGTTTCATTTTCTACAACTTCGCGTTTCTTGAGAATAACTTCTTCAGTGACAACTGGTTTCTTAGTCACTTTTACTTGTTCTTCAGTAATCGGAATACGAATTGTTTCGTCATCTTCTTTGAACGCTGCGTTATTACCATAGCGGTCGTTCACACTAGCTTCACCATCTACAACAGGTCTACGTTCAATGGTGACTTCGTCATGTGAAACACTGACATCTACTGATCTAGGTTCTTCCACGACTTCTTTCTCTACATGAATTTCTCCACGTTGTGTCGCATGCTTATCTACTTGAAGTCGTTCCTCATGTAGACGTAAACGTTCTTCTTCCGTGTCGGTATCAGTTAAACTAGGATCATTTGTATGAAGTGCAGGGTCTACTTCGTGATCCTGATGATTTACTGTTTGATCAGGTAGTGTCTGACTCATTCTGAATGCAGGGTCTCCTCCATTCAATTCTTGATCTGTAATGCTTAGACCATTTGCTCCAAGATTTACGTCCGTACTTTTTCCATCTCTACCGTAGAAATCCATATTATCCCTGTAGTGGCGGCTAGCTTCACCCGAATCCACATAAAGCAACATGCCACCTTGTTCAATGTCTCGATAGTACTTCATTGTATCTTCTTCTCCAAAGTCTAGATTTTCGACCATACGGCGTACGTGATCTTCCCCTGACACGAATCCCATAAAGCGATCCCACCATGAATCATCTGCAGATTTAATTTCTGCGTCTGAACGACTTCTAACCATAGTTAGCTGGTCATCATTTTTTACAACTACATAAATATCATCTTCAGGCCAACCTTCTTTTTTCAGCTCATCCAGACGGTTCACTAACTCTGTTTCATTAAAGTACATCCCAATATATCTATTCTTACTCATATAAATCTCCTCCTATTATAATAGTTAAATATTTTAACGCCGTGTTGATACTTTTACCCGGGATACGTAAATCAGAAACCTTTTCGTTGTTTTTTATTTACTGTATAAATAACTGCTAGTTAGGAATGCTATTTAAAAGGAGTGATTTCATGCTGGAATTAGATACACCGATTGAAGGCAAACTAGCGTGCTTTGGAACTTTACGGGATAAAGTGGATCAGCACGGATATCATTTTGGCGGAGGCTGGGATTATCATAAAGGCAGTTTTGATTCCATTCTTCATAGAGAAGCCGGAGAAACCATTTACTTACGTGTTCCCTTTGAAGTTCATGACGGTGAACTTGACGATTTCAACACCTTTATAAAATTTAAAAAACCTTATGTGATCAAACATGTGGTCAATACAGGACTGGATCCCGACTCAAGTTCTTTAATAAGTGGTTCGTTCAATCAATTCCAAGAACCGTTGGATCGAGATGCTACAATTCGTGATAAAAGTCGTTGGGAAATTGCTGGTGAACTGGCAATAGAAGAAATACTGCAGTACTTGGAATGAGAAAGAGGATCTTCTAGCTTTGGCAGAAGATCCTCTTCGTTATTCTGTTATATTTTGTACTTTTTCATCCATTTCATCTGAACTCAACACTCTTTTTGGGAATGTCTCGAAAACGGGTTCAAGTTCACTCATTAATTCTTCTAATTCAGCTCCAGTATAAAAAAGTGATTCGAAGTATTTCGCATTTCCAGCCGACTCCACTACTATCCGTAGACGTTGCAAAGGCTCCTTGCCTGCAAGGTCTTCATCCGTCATGATAACTTCTTCTCCTGCATAATCCGCTTGCTGGATCCAAGATGTTCCCGATTCATGCGACCTTTCAGCAAACGCCAATAGTTCTTCTGTATTCATCGTCTGTTGTTTCATGCAAACCCCTCACTTTACCTGTTTTACATAGTGTTCCCTGTTGGTCATAGTTAAAACCATTCAGCTACTTGCCTCATTTTCAAAGTACAGTTCCTTATGCAGACCGCAACCCGGATTAAAATCCGCCATACACGAAGGACATTGATAGTCGCTTTGGAAGTACTCGGTAATAGTGAGTTCGTGTCCGCAACTACCGCACAGTATGGCTTTTTTGTTAGACTGACTAGCCGGCCAGACAGCATGATGTCCGCAACCTGTTTCTTCATGACATAGGTGACATGGGTAGTATATTTTACAGCAATAAAACTTGATCGCAATTCGATCGTTTTCTGTCGAGTAATGAACACAGCGCGTTTCATCATCCACAAGTAATCCCTGAACTTCTTGACTGTATTTCTTCATTTTGCCCACTCCTCTGTATGTACATCATAAGAGTAAAAAACTGTATAAGGCAATTGATAATAGATATCCGAAATAAAGTAATAGGTTGCGGTGTTGAGCTTGGACTAACTAAATAGAAGGACATCTCCAACAACCGTATGTTTACGACTGTAGAGACATCCTATGATTACATATCCTTATGAGTAAAAGGACATTTTCCAGTTAGTGGCACACAATCGTCTCCGATGAAAAATTGTTTCCATTCATTATGTGTTGGATCGCCGTAGTGACTTATATCCGGATGCTTGGGCAGATCATCCCATACCTCCACACGTTCACGAACTTTTTCACGTGAATTGATGCCGCCTTTTTCAGTGCCTGTCAGACCTTTGAAAATTTTTCGTGGCTGGAAACCAATGACCATAGCGTTCCCTAGATCACGAGTTTTCCGCTGTTTATACGCAGGTGCATTGCCAAAAGCGAAAATGGGCTCGCCATGAAAGTGGAAATCCCATAAATAATGATCTGGGTCCCGTGGAGCGTCAGCCGGCCATTCTTCGGTATCTTCTATATGTACGTACTGCAAAATATCCCAAAATTGCTGACGATACTCTTCTATTGATCCTTCTTTCTCAAAGGGTTCCACAAACACAAACAACCCGTGCCGTTTATGCTTTGGATTATTAAATAGTGTCAAAAACTCTTCCAATGCTTGAGGTAAATTTGACCAGTCCTCTTGAGAAATATAGGCATAGCGTAATTCACCTTTGTTTTCACCAGCCATTCCAAAATAACAAGGAAATGTTTTATCGGTCACAGTATTATGAAACGTCTGGTATTCTCTAAGAAGCCATTCCGGTAAATCATCACGTTGTGCAAAGTCTTCCTTTGTCAATAAAGCATTTGATGTTTGAATCAACGTTTTATATCCCCTTCCCAATTTCTATACTGTTTATCCGCTACCCTGTCTTTAGCATAATGAAACATACGAAACATATGAAAAAACGATTTTTATACTACATATACATATCTTCATAAGTGATTTATTACCCATTGAGCTCTAGTTCTTCTATTCCGCTTCCATCTTGATTCATTCGGTATAGGTGGTAATCAGGCTTGCGTGAACCAAATTCACGATCTACCATAAAGTAAATTTTATCGTCAGGACCAACTGCAGGCTTTGATGTAGACTCTTTTAATGTCGTCAGCTGTTCCGTTTGATGCGTTTTCCAATTAAACGTAAATAACTCATATTCGTAAATTCCGTTCGTTCCAGTTCCAGCTACTGCCTGATAAATAATACTTTGTTGTTCAGGTAACAAGATGAAATCATACACATCCTCTGCTTGAACAGGGTTGCTGATGACTGACTTTTTATCAGGCGTGTCTAGAGGTATTTCAAATATCCTCTCTTTACTTGCGAACACTTCTTCAGCCGTTTCGTTGTATGTATCATCATTTGTCTGTACATAAACAGAATTCTTTTCAGCAGAAACTTGTAGTGAGCCCATACTATATTTCTTCATATCTGTATGTTTTGTATGAATATCTTTCATTAAATCAAAGCTATACACATCGAAATCATGAGGATGTTTTGAAGCAATAGGTGAATAATTTGTATAGGTACTTGCCTCAATATAAAACAACTTCTCAGGATATTTTGGATCAAACGCCATCTCCGTGATTAGACTATCAGATGTGTGTACTACCTGATCTATAAGTGAACCCAAATCGATTACATGGATATCTGAACCAATATGATTCTCAAGGTCTTTATTCCGTACAATATAAGCAAGGTGTGTACCATCTTCCGAGAATGTTATATCAGCAATTTCTTTCTCAACAGATAATTGAACGAGATTCTGTTGACTATCCAGGTTGATTGTCGCTTGCCCTTTGTGATAAGAAACATAAGCAATTTCATTTTTGATTGATATCGCAAAGATATCAGTCATTCCTTCTTGTTTTTGATTCTCATCTTTATTGAACAATACACCTAGCATAATAAACACCGCTGTTAACAGTGCGATGGAACTTAGTATGAATACTAGCGACTTTTTCATAGGTCAACCTCCCTTATATTCATAAAGTGAAAACTATAATCACCGCTATAATCCATAGAAATTGTAAAGCTGTAACACTATACGTCCATTTCTTGCGTCCAGTTGCCAATAAATGAAGTTGTATCGTATAGGTGATCGCCCACATGACTAACGGAATCGTGAATAATAGCAAAGTAGGTTTTATTTCTTCGGCAAATATTAAAAATGCCCATAGCAAGAACAAAGATAAAGCCATTACTATGAGACCGAATGTAATATTTATAAAATGTATTCTCCTGGCATCTTTTTCAAGTGTTTGTTTAGAGGAAGGAAAATCATAAATGGTAGTACGGTAAACTAGAACAATCGAAAACAATAGTATCGCGTAAGAAAATATAGTTAATGGAATCGAGTAAGCGGTTTCTAAATCCATTGCTAATAAACTTCCATAGATTGATAACAAGGCATGGCCGATCAGTAACCCATTTACCGTTAGACGGCGATGCAATGCTGTGATAGGATTCAGCGTTAGGGTCAAGATTGCTGCACTAATAAGTACCGCCAAACAAAGCCAAGTGATTTCAGCATGACCTCTTGTGAACAGCTGAAGCAAGTAGGTGCTGTAAATGAAAAGTAAAGATGCACTTGCAAGACTGAGCATCATCTCTCGTCGATATGGATACAGCGCGTGCTGAAGTTGCTTACCCACTTCTTTCTCATCACCGAAATTCGCCATCGCCAATTCCATCGCCTTCTCATGTGAGAATCCTTGTTTTTGCAATCCTCATAAGCACAATACAAATGACTAAGTAATTCCTCAGTCAAATCCTTTCGTTCTTCCGCATTACCGTCTGTTTGTTTTACCACCTTACTAATGAAACGCTCAAATACTTTTTTCATATTAACCCATCCGAACTTTTATGGACAAGCGCATTCATCCACTCCCAATTTTCTTGTTTTGTTTCTAATGCCACGCTACCTTCATCAGTTAGATGATAATATTTTCTACGACCACTTTCACTTTCTTGCCAATACGATTTTACCCAACCTTTTTTCTCCAATCGTTTTAAAGCTGCATATAACGTTCCCTCACTCATTTCATACGTATCATTACTTAACTCTTTTAAAACCTTCACAATTTCATAGCCATATAAATCGCGTTGGGCGATTAGTGACAATAAAATCAGATCAATACTGCCCTTCATCATTTCCTGATCCATCTCACTCACCTCTTTAATGCATAGTAACACGGTGTACATCGCATTGCAATGTATAAAAAAACACCTCATCGACTCTACTCGACAAGGTGTTCTCTCACTGTAAAGGTTTAGCATTTCCCTGTAATTCGTCAATCGTCTGCATAACCAATGTGACGGCTTGACTCAAAGCACTTCCACCGCCAAGTGCCGCTGCTACACCGACCGCTTCCAACACTTCTGGAACTGTACAACCTGCATCCATGCAAGCTTTCGTGTGGAAAATAATACAATACTCACTATGGGCATAAACACTTACAGCAAGTGCGATCAGCTGCTTATATTTTTGACTAATTTCTCCTTCTTCAAAACTAATTTCTGTAAACGCATGGAATGATTTCATTAATTTCGGCAATTGTTCACTCATTGCACCCATACCGGTTTTATAATCTGCCAGTACTGCATCTGTAAATGTATAGTCTTCCATATAGATCGCCTCCCGTTATAGCAATAGTATGTCCGATTCTTTGTTTGCTATGCAGTGATAAGGGATATGATATAAGCAATTACATATCTAGGAGGTTACTCATGAAGATTGTCATAACAGGAGATACACATATTCCCGGTAGAGGAAGTATCTTACCTTCGCGGTTAACAAACGAATGTGTCACGGCTGATTTAGTTTTACATACAGGTGATTGGAAATCACTTGACGTAGTACGGATGCTTTCTGAATTTGCGGAAGTAAAAGGAGTCTCTGGAAATGTAGATGGAGAGGATATAAAAGAACAGTTTCCATTGCAGCAGATCATTCAAGCAGGAGACGTAAAGATCGGCCTGGTACATGGTCATGGAGAGAACAAAACGACTGAAAAGCGTGCAATTGACGCATTTGAAGGTGAACCACTAGATGTCATCATTTTCGGGCACTCCCACATTCCAATGCTCCGTTACATGAATAAGACTTTGTTGCTGAACCCCGGTTCCCCGACAGACAAGCGGAAAATGCCTCATTATTCATTCGCTATCTTACATATCGGGGATGAGATTCGTGCAGAATTAATATTCTTCAATGATAAAACATAACCTACAAAATGATTAGAACGTCCAGCCGCGTTTATATTGAACAGGAGATTCAATTTCAACGCCTAGCTCTTTAGCTGCTGTATACGCCCAATAAGGATCACGTAATAGTTCGCGAGCAAGTAATACGATATCGGC
This window of the Sporosarcina ureae genome carries:
- a CDS encoding TspO/MBR family protein, whose amino-acid sequence is MELLKVQSELDWKKLTRNVLIPVFGGSIIGYLANRNTQEQYAKLDKPSFSPPGAIFPIAWTTLYTMMGVANYRVEMKQDTNKNDSAISLYDVQLGLNFLWSFLFFKWNLRGTALIEMTIMLGAIAMTAYEFNKTDHTAGALMVPYIGWVMFALTLNYSTWKLNK
- a CDS encoding YsnF/AvaK domain-containing protein, producing MSKNRYIGMYFNETELVNRLDELKKEGWPEDDIYVVVKNDDQLTMVRSRSDAEIKSADDSWWDRFMGFVSGEDHVRRMVENLDFGEEDTMKYYRDIEQGGMLLYVDSGEASRHYRDNMDFYGRDGKSTDVNLGANGLSITDQELNGGDPAFRMSQTLPDQTVNHQDHEVDPALHTNDPSLTDTDTEEERLRLHEERLQVDKHATQRGEIHVEKEVVEEPRSVDVSVSHDEVTIERRPVVDGEASVNDRYGNNAAFKEDDETIRIPITEEQVKVTKKPVVTEEVILKKREVVENETIHDTVKREEVHFDKEGDVDVKGDPLDKDRF
- a CDS encoding YugN family protein: MLELDTPIEGKLACFGTLRDKVDQHGYHFGGGWDYHKGSFDSILHREAGETIYLRVPFEVHDGELDDFNTFIKFKKPYVIKHVVNTGLDPDSSSLISGSFNQFQEPLDRDATIRDKSRWEIAGELAIEEILQYLE
- a CDS encoding CHY zinc finger protein, coding for MKKYSQEVQGLLVDDETRCVHYSTENDRIAIKFYCCKIYYPCHLCHEETGCGHHAVWPASQSNKKAILCGSCGHELTITEYFQSDYQCPSCMADFNPGCGLHKELYFENEASS
- a CDS encoding YqcI/YcgG family protein, translating into MIQTSNALLTKEDFAQRDDLPEWLLREYQTFHNTVTDKTFPCYFGMAGENKGELRYAYISQEDWSNLPQALEEFLTLFNNPKHKRHGLFVFVEPFEKEGSIEEYRQQFWDILQYVHIEDTEEWPADAPRDPDHYLWDFHFHGEPIFAFGNAPAYKQRKTRDLGNAMVIGFQPRKIFKGLTGTEKGGINSREKVRERVEVWDDLPKHPDISHYGDPTHNEWKQFFIGDDCVPLTGKCPFTHKDM
- a CDS encoding PadR family transcriptional regulator, whose product is MDQEMMKGSIDLILLSLIAQRDLYGYEIVKVLKELSNDTYEMSEGTLYAALKRLEKKGWVKSYWQESESGRRKYYHLTDEGSVALETKQENWEWMNALVHKSSDGLI
- a CDS encoding carboxymuconolactone decarboxylase family protein, with amino-acid sequence MEDYTFTDAVLADYKTGMGAMSEQLPKLMKSFHAFTEISFEEGEISQKYKQLIALAVSVYAHSEYCIIFHTKACMDAGCTVPEVLEAVGVAAALGGGSALSQAVTLVMQTIDELQGNAKPLQ
- a CDS encoding metallophosphoesterase family protein — encoded protein: MKIVITGDTHIPGRGSILPSRLTNECVTADLVLHTGDWKSLDVVRMLSEFAEVKGVSGNVDGEDIKEQFPLQQIIQAGDVKIGLVHGHGENKTTEKRAIDAFEGEPLDVIIFGHSHIPMLRYMNKTLLLNPGSPTDKRKMPHYSFAILHIGDEIRAELIFFNDKT